A single genomic interval of Bacillus sp. es.036 harbors:
- a CDS encoding spore germination protein: MPSIVGPVKINSAGGVVNFGDSFNTTPKSTSKTYAGSGGFNTGDFHIVNNGFSLTNSLDPDVADENITANN; the protein is encoded by the coding sequence ATGCCTTCAATTGTAGGACCAGTTAAAATAAATAGCGCAGGTGGAGTCGTCAACTTCGGTGATAGTTTTAACACGACACCGAAATCAACCTCTAAAACATATGCTGGTTCAGGAGGATTCAATACAGGGGATTTTCATATTGTAAACAATGGATTCAGCTTAACTAATTCGCTTGATCCAGACGTTGCCGATGAAAACATAACTGCTAACAATTAG
- a CDS encoding spore germination protein GerPE, whose amino-acid sequence MYSRSSLVNWIYVTSLDSSGIVQIGDSNQITPEAKIYALQREQPIFSGNEVEDLTQFPIYSQPLPLPLLTEDLRQTTIHENPIIKVGSIRITGIAASSVLHVGSTRTIRTEARVKHNREYFSDPYADED is encoded by the coding sequence ATGTATAGCCGATCTTCACTTGTAAACTGGATTTATGTCACCTCACTCGATAGTAGTGGCATTGTGCAAATTGGTGATAGCAATCAAATTACACCTGAAGCAAAAATTTATGCCTTACAAAGAGAACAACCCATTTTTAGTGGCAATGAAGTTGAAGACCTGACCCAATTCCCGATTTACTCACAACCTCTGCCCCTCCCTCTTCTTACTGAAGATCTAAGGCAAACGACGATCCATGAGAATCCAATTATTAAAGTTGGTAGTATACGTATCACAGGTATCGCTGCTTCATCTGTTCTTCACGTAGGATCTACAAGAACGATTCGCACAGAAGCTCGAGTAAAACATAACCGCGAATATTTCTCTGATCCTTATGCAGACGAAGATTAA
- a CDS encoding spore gernimation protein GerPD, translating into MNYTVINRGLSVGHIDITAVASSSVFLIGDTESIVCSSIFDTPPESLIISRPFVPLSTS; encoded by the coding sequence GTGAATTACACCGTAATTAACAGGGGATTATCAGTCGGTCACATAGATATTACGGCGGTCGCAAGTTCGTCTGTATTTCTCATAGGTGACACCGAATCGATTGTTTGCTCTTCTATTTTTGATACGCCTCCTGAATCTTTAATCATCTCAAGACCTTTTGTACCGCTATCAACGTCATAA
- the gerPC gene encoding spore germination protein GerPC, which yields MYPNDNFYAILQRMQQSIEQQNNRIKMLEDMIDELRDNCNELSKSPKTNIEKIEYKFDQLKIERLDGTLNIGLTPNGGADVLDDFTVNGGNGMNPSNVPPEAIQSIQQNVESYMQNGALQKLGELEKKYQYPLDDPYRHFILNDIQKQLDQRINYYVNQQTTRSPEANVEQLVEDVSAKIKRDISNGMEAFLKNLPGRTDLK from the coding sequence ATGTATCCAAACGATAATTTCTACGCGATCTTACAGCGGATGCAACAAAGCATTGAACAACAAAACAATCGTATCAAAATGCTTGAAGATATGATTGATGAGTTAAGAGATAATTGCAATGAATTATCTAAATCTCCAAAAACCAATATCGAAAAAATCGAATACAAATTCGATCAATTAAAAATTGAAAGACTTGATGGAACATTAAATATTGGCCTTACTCCTAACGGAGGGGCCGACGTGCTTGATGACTTCACCGTAAATGGTGGGAATGGGATGAATCCCTCAAATGTTCCACCTGAAGCGATCCAATCCATTCAACAGAATGTGGAGTCGTATATGCAAAACGGGGCGCTACAGAAGCTAGGCGAATTAGAAAAAAAATATCAGTATCCGCTGGATGACCCGTATCGCCACTTTATCTTAAATGACATTCAAAAGCAGCTTGATCAGAGAATTAATTATTATGTGAACCAACAAACGACGCGTTCACCCGAAGCAAATGTTGAGCAACTGGTAGAGGATGTATCAGCTAAAATTAAGCGAGACATCTCAAATGGAATGGAAGCTTTCCTTAAAAACTTACCCGGAAGGACTGATTTAAAGTGA
- a CDS encoding spore germination protein: protein MPAIVGAIKVNTMGSSAVFHVGDVFVVSPTSVIRTFAGGGSFNTGDGLNVSSSYSVTSVDDSDVADQNVVANI from the coding sequence ATGCCGGCAATCGTCGGAGCTATTAAAGTAAACACGATGGGGAGCAGCGCAGTATTTCACGTCGGTGATGTTTTTGTTGTATCTCCAACCAGCGTCATACGGACATTTGCAGGTGGAGGCTCATTCAACACTGGGGATGGCTTGAACGTGAGCAGTTCTTATAGCGTAACAAGTGTAGACGATAGTGATGTTGCAGATCAAAATGTGGTTGCGAATATATAA
- a CDS encoding DUF1871 family protein — translation MNEVSKLNIELVHVIKEWDPLSIGIDDYDTEAADVVQLVHQLDDVAELSKEIQAIYHFSYEEVIPLSKCEQIAVQLLAKKNNSSCER, via the coding sequence ATGAATGAGGTAAGTAAACTAAATATAGAGCTTGTCCATGTGATTAAAGAATGGGACCCGCTGTCCATTGGAATAGATGATTATGATACGGAAGCAGCAGATGTGGTCCAGCTTGTTCATCAGCTAGATGATGTCGCCGAGTTAAGCAAAGAAATTCAAGCCATTTATCATTTTTCGTATGAAGAAGTGATTCCACTCTCGAAGTGTGAACAGATAGCCGTTCAGCTTCTCGCGAAAAAAAACAATTCATCATGTGAGCGATGA
- a CDS encoding DUF4397 domain-containing protein has protein sequence MKWIWSFIMVVALLVAVSPQSLAAEKNNNANVRVIHASPDAPAVDIYVDGQPAFKNAAFKDVTDYAMLAPGEKTIQVFASTANGEGKPVLEQKLSVEAGKTYSVLAVGKLENLALKVLEDQKGSGEKAGLRAVHASPNAPAVDIGVKGGDALIKNLAFTQNSEYQFIDPGTYNLEIRPAGTDKAVLDLPNLPVEAGVNYTAIALGLLDGDPSLNVILLKDGK, from the coding sequence ATGAAATGGATATGGAGTTTCATTATGGTGGTTGCACTTTTAGTAGCCGTCTCTCCACAAAGTTTAGCAGCGGAAAAGAATAACAATGCGAACGTTCGAGTCATTCATGCTTCACCAGATGCGCCAGCAGTTGATATTTATGTAGATGGGCAACCAGCCTTTAAGAACGCAGCTTTCAAAGATGTGACAGACTATGCAATGTTGGCACCAGGTGAGAAGACAATTCAAGTATTTGCTTCTACTGCTAATGGAGAAGGAAAGCCAGTCCTTGAACAAAAATTATCTGTAGAAGCAGGGAAAACTTATTCCGTACTGGCGGTCGGTAAGCTCGAGAATCTTGCGCTAAAAGTACTAGAAGACCAAAAGGGATCAGGGGAAAAAGCTGGTTTAAGGGCAGTACATGCATCACCAAATGCGCCGGCGGTTGACATCGGGGTTAAGGGTGGAGATGCACTTATTAAAAACCTTGCTTTTACCCAAAACTCGGAATACCAGTTTATTGATCCAGGAACGTACAATCTAGAAATTCGACCGGCTGGAACGGATAAAGCCGTGTTGGATCTACCTAATTTACCAGTAGAAGCTGGAGTAAACTACACCGCGATTGCATTAGGTTTATTAGATGGAGATCCATCATTAAATGTTATTCTTCTAAAAGATGGGAAATAA
- a CDS encoding DUF2188 domain-containing protein yields the protein MMKTIYHVQTGKTKSWEIKKEGAEQATKSFETKEEAYQFGRKMCDENRPSELVVHKENGQIDDRSLYNS from the coding sequence ATGATGAAAACAATTTATCATGTTCAAACTGGAAAGACCAAATCATGGGAGATAAAAAAAGAAGGAGCCGAACAAGCGACAAAATCGTTTGAAACAAAAGAAGAAGCTTACCAGTTTGGAAGAAAAATGTGTGATGAAAATCGCCCTTCAGAGCTAGTCGTTCACAAAGAAAACGGTCAAATTGATGATCGAAGTCTTTATAATAGCTAG
- a CDS encoding ribonuclease H-like YkuK family protein: MDFISPTAGKVTIEQVTHLIEDYTKEDPKGIYRIVIGTDSQTSRKATQFVTALIIHRVGKGARIFYRKVKQKPIHELRHRIYKETEMSLELMESLKNEGFAELLETWPIEIHLDVGKQGETRKVIQEVVGWVTSVGYIARIKPDSYGASSVADRYTKSIS, encoded by the coding sequence ATGGATTTTATAAGTCCAACAGCTGGAAAAGTAACGATCGAACAGGTAACACATTTGATTGAGGATTATACGAAAGAAGATCCTAAGGGTATCTATCGGATTGTTATTGGAACCGATTCACAGACAAGCCGTAAAGCGACGCAGTTTGTGACGGCGCTTATTATTCACCGTGTCGGCAAAGGAGCAAGGATATTCTACCGGAAAGTGAAACAAAAACCGATTCATGAGCTCAGGCATCGCATTTACAAAGAGACTGAAATGAGTCTTGAGCTCATGGAATCGTTAAAAAATGAAGGGTTTGCAGAACTATTAGAAACGTGGCCAATTGAAATTCATCTTGATGTTGGAAAACAAGGTGAAACGCGGAAAGTGATTCAAGAAGTCGTGGGATGGGTTACTTCTGTAGGATATATCGCACGCATTAAGCCCGATTCATATGGAGCAAGTAGCGTTGCAGATCGTTACACGAAATCTATTAGCTAA
- a CDS encoding DUF6612 family protein: protein MKFRMIAMVSALMLILVACSGTTESGGEVSVEEGVDAKEVFERSISAQEDIENFHMKADMIQSIGSGEEEMEVKSVIDADMVMDPMAFHQMIDMTANGESMQVESYFTEEGFFMKQGEQWMKFPDDMTDTLLSLQETQGDPQEQMEMLKEFVDEFTLTEEEDTYVMTLKASGEKFQGLMEKTAEEMGGQNQMMEEAMDQMTVNEVAYTYTIDKENYLPVQMKMTMDSEMTMEGETISSVMEMNSTYDQYNKIDEVKVPEEVIEQAKDMPGMSE from the coding sequence ATGAAGTTTCGAATGATTGCAATGGTTAGTGCACTCATGCTTATCTTGGTTGCATGCAGTGGGACAACGGAATCTGGTGGAGAAGTGAGCGTGGAAGAAGGTGTCGACGCCAAAGAAGTTTTTGAGAGATCCATTTCAGCTCAGGAAGACATAGAAAACTTCCATATGAAAGCGGATATGATTCAGAGCATCGGTTCAGGTGAAGAAGAGATGGAAGTGAAAAGCGTGATTGATGCTGACATGGTGATGGACCCAATGGCTTTTCATCAAATGATTGATATGACAGCAAATGGAGAAAGCATGCAAGTAGAATCATACTTTACTGAAGAAGGCTTTTTTATGAAGCAAGGTGAACAGTGGATGAAATTTCCTGATGATATGACGGATACGCTGCTTTCTCTTCAGGAAACACAAGGGGATCCACAAGAACAAATGGAAATGTTAAAAGAATTTGTTGATGAATTTACGTTAACAGAAGAAGAAGATACGTATGTGATGACACTCAAAGCATCTGGTGAGAAATTTCAAGGTCTAATGGAAAAGACAGCGGAAGAAATGGGTGGACAAAATCAAATGATGGAAGAAGCAATGGATCAAATGACCGTAAATGAAGTTGCCTACACCTATACAATTGATAAGGAAAATTACCTTCCTGTGCAAATGAAAATGACGATGGATAGTGAGATGACCATGGAAGGTGAAACGATTTCAAGCGTGATGGAAATGAACTCCACTTATGATCAGTATAATAAAATTGATGAAGTAAAGGTGCCGGAAGAAGTGATTGAACAGGCCAAGGATATGCCAGGAATGAGTGAGTAA
- the moaA gene encoding GTP 3',8-cyclase MoaA — MPSENLVYDQFKRPLRDLRISVTDRCNFRCRYCMPEETFGPDYEFLPKTSLLQFEEITRLARLFVEMGVEKIRLTGGEPLLRRDLDVLITMLSEINGLTDIALTTNASLLKKQAFKLKEAGLTRVNVSLDAIHDETFGKMNGRGTKIKPVLEGIQAAADAGLQVKINMVVQKGVNDHEIVPMASYFRNSGHIVRFIEYMDVGNSNGWKFDHVMSKKEIIDQLSEVYDLEPLDAAYFGEVASRYQYKDGSGEVGVISSVSDSFCSSCTRARLSADGALYTCLFASKGTSLRNPLRNGATDEELRTMVANLWNGRDDRYSDERTEESVLNREKIEMSFIGG, encoded by the coding sequence ATGCCATCAGAAAACCTTGTATACGATCAATTTAAACGTCCGCTAAGGGATCTTCGTATATCAGTTACAGACCGGTGTAACTTTCGCTGCCGTTATTGTATGCCTGAAGAAACGTTCGGACCAGATTATGAATTTCTTCCAAAAACAAGTCTCCTTCAATTTGAAGAGATTACAAGGCTTGCTCGTTTGTTTGTTGAAATGGGGGTTGAGAAAATTCGCCTTACTGGTGGCGAACCGCTTTTAAGAAGAGACCTGGATGTGCTGATTACCATGTTATCTGAGATTAACGGGTTAACTGATATAGCGCTTACGACAAATGCTTCGCTACTTAAAAAACAAGCCTTCAAGTTAAAAGAGGCAGGACTAACTCGAGTGAATGTTAGTCTAGATGCCATTCATGACGAAACATTTGGAAAGATGAATGGAAGAGGCACGAAGATTAAACCTGTCCTTGAAGGAATTCAAGCAGCCGCTGATGCCGGTCTTCAAGTCAAAATCAATATGGTCGTTCAAAAAGGTGTTAATGACCATGAAATTGTACCTATGGCTTCTTATTTTAGAAATAGTGGTCACATCGTCCGTTTCATCGAGTACATGGACGTAGGAAATTCAAACGGATGGAAATTTGATCATGTGATGAGTAAAAAGGAAATCATTGATCAATTATCAGAAGTTTATGATTTAGAACCTCTTGATGCAGCATACTTCGGAGAGGTCGCGTCCCGTTACCAATACAAAGATGGTAGTGGTGAGGTTGGCGTCATTTCCTCTGTTAGCGATTCATTTTGTTCAAGTTGCACAAGAGCGCGTCTTTCTGCTGATGGTGCTCTGTACACATGCTTATTTGCTTCAAAAGGGACTAGTCTTCGAAACCCACTAAGAAACGGAGCCACTGATGAAGAGCTAAGGACCATGGTAGCAAACTTATGGAATGGACGAGATGATCGTTATTCAGATGAGCGAACGGAAGAAAGTGTATTAAATCGAGAAAAGATTGAAATGTCCTTTATAGGTGGTTAA
- the fdhD gene encoding formate dehydrogenase accessory sulfurtransferase FdhD translates to MEKHLTDRIVLSYREGEWVEKNDQIALEKPFTIRVNRKEFATLVCTPDHLEDMVTGFLASEGVIRSCADIEEMLFNEGQGIVNVKANVHIPLTSETYTKRVIGSCCGKSRHFYLQSDSRTARTITKAPQLTAQECLGNMMALQSQSTTFKTTGGVHNAAIFLNGELLASRTDIGRHNALDKLYGYVLRQHLRPSHLSVAFSGRISSEVVIKLSKMGIGVLLSKSAPTELAIQLAEDLNITTVGFIRNGGFNVYTKPERIKR, encoded by the coding sequence ATGGAGAAACACTTAACAGATCGAATCGTATTAAGCTATCGTGAAGGCGAATGGGTGGAAAAAAATGATCAAATTGCATTAGAAAAGCCGTTCACCATTCGAGTGAATCGTAAAGAGTTTGCAACGCTCGTTTGCACACCGGATCATTTAGAGGATATGGTTACAGGTTTTTTAGCATCAGAGGGAGTCATCCGGTCTTGCGCGGACATTGAGGAAATGCTCTTTAATGAAGGTCAAGGAATTGTGAATGTCAAAGCCAATGTTCACATTCCTTTAACATCTGAAACGTATACAAAACGAGTGATCGGCTCCTGTTGTGGGAAAAGTAGACACTTTTACTTGCAAAGCGATTCCAGGACAGCTAGGACTATAACCAAGGCGCCACAGCTAACAGCGCAAGAATGCCTCGGGAACATGATGGCGCTACAAAGCCAATCAACGACTTTTAAAACAACCGGTGGTGTACATAATGCGGCTATCTTTCTCAATGGTGAGCTTTTAGCTTCACGAACCGATATTGGAAGACACAATGCGCTCGATAAATTATATGGTTATGTTCTTCGTCAGCATCTTAGGCCGTCCCATCTTAGCGTAGCCTTTAGTGGCAGAATATCGTCTGAAGTCGTCATTAAACTTTCTAAAATGGGTATTGGTGTTCTTCTCTCGAAGTCTGCCCCTACTGAGTTAGCGATTCAATTGGCTGAGGATTTAAACATAACAACCGTAGGTTTTATCCGAAACGGCGGATTTAATGTCTACACAAAGCCCGAACGCATTAAACGCTAA